From one Drosophila subpulchrella strain 33 F10 #4 breed RU33 chromosome 3L, RU_Dsub_v1.1 Primary Assembly, whole genome shotgun sequence genomic stretch:
- the LOC119555205 gene encoding uncharacterized protein LOC119555205 encodes MKANVLFAIFSVVLMAISYANAASTAATATTEAPQSTTESPSFPQWSWTDFIRFCNGSSSGNKFYFFF; translated from the coding sequence ATGAAGGCCAACGTTTTATTTGCTATTTTTTCGGTGGTTCTAATGGCGATATCATATGCCAACGCCGCAAGTACTGCAGCTACTGCCACCACTGAAGCACCCCAATCAACGACAGAATCCCCGTCATTTCCACAATGGTCATGGACGGACTTCATTAGGTTTTGCAACGGGAGCAGTAGTGGAAACAAATTCTACTTTTTCTTTTAG
- the LOC119553109 gene encoding OTU domain-containing protein 5-B, with translation MTIKPVSAPPSAKRVAGNVDADNKEAQVVVVEQSVVNQTHNHAHTHTHNHRNVVIDGHGQSPQRRGEVYDELARTHRCSPHKSTRSKRREHHETHAHHYKRDRLEREKLNHPTAVAGSGAPGVSGSKCSSPPSASTSGSSSPAAVGRNSPEHLGLGCATVPKAQVQMTTPTASASLLKSAEETFSGYNSGDEHLQPKERLIPVEEWQRRDVEFAKCMEQRGYELKPVEEDGACLFRSISLQIYGDEEMHDVIRQHTMDYIHENREYFGQFVTEDINSYIQRKRARDAHGNHIEIQAISEIYSRTVEVYCYQSNPINIFNSEQSQAGYPPLRLSYQRGSHYNAILDPYNATVGVGLGLAGYKPEIQTKEAVRLSEQLEIEQTMFEDKLKTTDWEATNEAIEEQIARESYLQWCRENMQRSRSSNTAAGSATSSTVTSAEALTDSDASPSKYSVCGGTGSSSNPAVTLTSGSGGDATAPGFSLSPKTLGQFSHKLPPEVNELAGYDSDATDMSSTSSVGHCGGNSSPSTASGQRSGKAAKSQRRTTALRKKRRHETREAPLASKSAEVLEAPLRKSPKRDSAPSVARANTPEAEQRPCTSKQSHSPQKSGDVKSPTDKSYSSFYQELLEASYADEGVNESEMLQQAIQMSTRDYMEDQKRKFLCGP, from the exons ATGACAATCAAGCCAGTGAGCGCACCACCGAGTGCGAAGCGCGTGGCTGGCAATGTGGATGCGGATAACAAGGAGGCCCAGGTGGTTGTGGTGGAGCAGTCGGTGGTCAACCAGACCCACAACCAtgcccacacacacacccacaacCACCGCAACGTCGTCATCGATGGACATGGTCAG AGTCCCCAGAGGCGTGGCGAGGTCTACGACGAACTGGCACGCACCCATCGCTGCAGCCCCCACAAGAG CACACGTTCAAAGCGTCGCGAGCACCACGAAACCCATGCCCACCACTACAAGCGTGATCGTCTGGAGCGTGAGAAACTAAACCATCCGACGGCGGTGGCGGGAAGCGGAGCACCCGGCGTGTCTGGCAGCAAGTGCAGCAGTCCGCCGTCGGCTTCAACTTCTGGCAGTAGCAGTCCCGCGGCGGTGGGCAGAAACTCACCCGAACATCTGGGACTAGGCTGCGCCACAGTACCAAAAGCTCAGGTCCAGATGACGACGCCTACGGCGTCTGCCAGTCTGCTGAAATCAGCAGAGGAGACCTTCTCCGGCTACAACAGCGGTGACGAGCATCTTCAGCCCAAGGAGCGCCTGATTCCGGTGGAGGAGTGGCAGCGCCGCGATGTCGAGTTCGCCAAGTGCATGGAACAGCGCGGCTACGAACTGAAGCCTGTCGAAGAGGACGGCGCCTGCCTTTTTCGCTCCATTTCGCTGCAGATCTACGGCGACGAGGAGATGCACGACGTGATCCGCCAACACACCATGGATTATATT CACGAGAACCGCGAGTATTTCGGTCAGTTTGTCACCGAGGACATCAACAGCTACATACAGCGCAAACGAGCTCGTGACGCCCATGGCAACCACATCGAGATCCAGGCCATATCCGAGATCTATAGTCGCACTGTTGAAGTGTACTGCTACCAGTCAA ATCCTATCAATATTTTCAACTCTGAACAGTCGCAGGCAGGCTATCCTCCATTGCGTTTGTCCTATCAGCGCGGATCACACTACAATGCTATATTAGATCCCTACAACGCCACCGTTGGCGTGGGCCTGGGCTTGGCTGGTTACAAGCCCGAGATCCAAACCAAAGAGGCAGTGCGTCTCAGCGAGCAGTTGGAGATCGAACAG ACCATGTTCGAGGATAAGCTAAAGACAACAGACTGGGAGGCCACCAACGAAGCCATCGAGGAGCAAATTGCTCGCGAGTCCTACCTGCAGTGGTGCCGCGAGAACATGCAACGCTCGCGCAGCAGCAACACGGCCGCAGGATCGGCCACATCCTCAACGGTTACCTCAGCGGAGGCGCTCACCGATTCGGATGCCTCGCCCTCGAAGTACTCGGTGTGCGGAGGCaccggcagcagcagcaatccGGCTGTGACTTTGACCAGCGGCAGTGGTGGAGATGCCACCGCCCCTGGGTTTTCCTTATCGCCGAAAACACTCGGCCAGTTTAGCCACAAGCTGCCTCCAGAGGTGAACGAGCTGGCTGGCTACGATAGCGATGCCACAGATATGAGTAGCACCAGTTCGGTGGGACACTGCGGTGGTAACTCATCGCCGAGCACGGCTTCTGGCCAGCGGTCCGGCAAGGCAGCTAAGTCACAGCGACGCACCACTGCTCTTAGAAAGAAGCGGCGCCACGAAACTCGCGAGGCTCCCTTGGCGAGCAAGAG CGCCGAGGTGTTGGAGGCCCCGCTAAGAAAGAGTCCGAAGCGTGATTCTGCGCCGTCTGTGGCTCGCGCTAATACACCGGAGGCTGAGCAGCGTCCCTGCACCTCAAAGCAGTCTCATTCGCCACAGAAAAGCGGGGACGTCAAGTCGCCCACGGATAAGAGCTACTCCAGCTTCTACCAGGAGTTGCTCGAGGCATCCTACGCCGATGAGG GAGTCAACGAGAGCGAGATGCTGCAGCAGGCCATCCAGATGTCCACACGCGATTACATGGAGGACCAGAAGCGCAAGTTTCTCTGCGGACCGTAG